Proteins encoded by one window of Mercenaria mercenaria strain notata chromosome 4, MADL_Memer_1, whole genome shotgun sequence:
- the LOC128556406 gene encoding tuftelin-interacting protein 11-like, with protein MEVFLRKNILPKLEMCLQEFPINPHQQTLEPLHWVLAWTELISLRYMVPLFEKCFFSRWLQVLCTWLGNMPNYDEVTKWYLGWKSVFTEQYLTHPVIKEMFTKALDMMNRAVSGHFQPGVKENMAYFTHTERRNIAEPNTSRSSSPSVGGPLEPSLKSTSSTYPASFRELVERKAEENNLVFIPIPGKTHEAKQVYRCGKVSMYFDRSVVFMMDESNQFIPVSLQKLIETAK; from the exons ATGGAGGTGTTCCTGAGGAAAAACATCTTAcctaaactagaaatgtgtctgCAGGAGTTCCCTATCAATCCACATCAACAAACTCTTG AACCCTTGCATTGGGTGTTAGCCTGGACAGAGTTGATATCACTACGCTACATGGTTCCATTATTTGAAAAGTGTTTCTTTTCTCGCTGGCTGCAAGTGCTATGTACCTGGCTTGGCAACATGCCAAACTACGACGAGGTAACCAAGTGGTACCTGGGCTGGAAATCAGTGTTCACAGAGCAATATCTTACACATCCTGTCattaaag AGATGTTTACGAAGGCTCTTGATATGATGAATCGTGCAGTGTCTGGCCATTTCCAACCAGGCGTGAAGGAAAATATGGCATATTTCACTCACACAGAACGAAGAAATATAGCAGAACCAAATACATCACGCTCCAGTTCTCCATCTGTAGGGGGACCACTAGAG CCAAGTTTAAAAAGTACATCATCAACTTACCCAGCCAGTTTCAGGGAACTTGTTGAAAGAAAG gCTGAAGAGAACAACCTTGTATTTATCCCAATTCCTGGGAAGACACATGAAGCCAAACAAGTGTACCGGTGTGGGAAAGTGAGCATGTATTTTGACCGGAGCGTGGTGTTTATGATGGATGAAAGCAACCAGTTTATTCCTGTCTCTTTACAGAAGTTAATTGAAACAgcgaaatga